The Felis catus isolate Fca126 chromosome B2, F.catus_Fca126_mat1.0, whole genome shotgun sequence region gagagagagagagaacacgagcccgagagcaggggaggggcagagagtgtgcGAGACGGAGAACCCCAAGCCAGCTCCAAACAGACACTTCCACACTGAAGCAGGAaactgacagcgcagagctcgggttggggctgagggtgggggcggggggcgggtgcGAGAActcaggaatcgtgagatcatgacctgagcctgaaatcATGacagagatcaggacctgagctacccaggcgccctggctggCAGTACTTTTCGAccaagttcccttttctccatcttctgtttttttttctccatcttcttcttttttaaaaaaattattttaatgttttatttatttttgagacagagagacagagcatgtgcaggggaggggcagagagaggggaggggcagagagaggggaggggcagagagaggggaggggcagagagaggggaggggcagagagagagggagacacagaatccgaagcaggctccagcctctgagctgtctgcacggagccccgcgtcgggctcgaactccctgagccaaagtcggacgctcaaccgactgagccacccaggcgcccccccttttctCCGTCTTCTGGTCCAGAGACGCCATGGCAGAAGAGGCTGAGGAAGGCTGCTAAGCAGGTGACTGGCTCCGCCCACAGGAACCTCTACTCCTCCCACACCCATATTAGGGCAAGCTGCACTAGTCCCACCCTCAGAGCACGTAGGAAGTCGGGACTTCTTAAACGCCGGTTTTCTCCAGCTCGGAGCTGGTAGAGGACTCCCATCCGCCCTGCTGTGCTCTTCACGCCGCCCCGCCGCTGCCGACCATGGCTCGGCCTGGGGGCACCACCCTCCGTCTTTGCCTCCTGCTCCGGTTTCTGCTAACAGAGTCAGCGCCTCGCGGCTATGAGTTCAGAGGTAGAACCTGGGCGGGGGGCGGTGCGGCGGTCGGGAGGAGCATTAAGACTTGGAAGGAGTTGCGGTGTGCCCCGAGGGGTTCTGGAGCCTTCTCGCCGGGTGGCGTTCCGTCCTCCTCCTCAGTTATTCCCCGGCCGGCTTGTTCCGCGTCCGCGGCGTCTGCGGGTCGTGGGTTCCCGGGACCCGGAGAGGTAACTGTAAATGGGCAGTTTCCTCCGAAAGCGCTGCTGCGGCCGGGTGGATCCGGTGGTGGCGGGACAGCAGAGccggagcagggggagggaaagaCGGCCTCCTCGCGGAGCCTAAGCCGGAGTCTCAGCCCCTGAGCCCCGGGCTTTGGGCAGGACGGAGGGCGATTCCTCAGCGAAGGAACTGCCAGATGAACCTGCCCCGCGACGCGGCTCACACAACTCTACCCGCACGAGTCTCCATTCCCGTTACCGGAGCACTTGCACTTCTCAGttcaccgcccccctcccccccgcccctcccctcccctccccctcccccccccgcccctcccctcccctcccccctccccccggccccttccccccccccccgcgccccaaccccccgctcccctcccccccaacacccctatcccctccaccccccccccccccccccccccccccgcgtccGGCTCCAGAAGCTCTTCCACCAGCCACGTCCCAGCACCTCCCAGCTCAGAGTGGGCAGGTCTGATATCCTATGGCCGGAGACCTCCTGGCTACCAGACCCCTGGACCTCACCGGCAGCCTCTTACTCCGTGTGACTTTCCCTGCTGCAAGTGGCATTGCCTGGCTCCAACACAGTAAAGGTCTCTTCCCGATATTCCAATGGGGATGTCACAAAGTGCACAGAGCACCTTTTACTAACACAATACCTCTATGTCACAGCTTCTACAGGGTCCTATGACCGAGGAAGCAGGTTCAGCCACACTCATTCATCCAGGGATTGTTATGGCCGCTTCCCTGCTACAAGAGCACTGTCGGTTACTTACAGCAGAGACCTGGGAAAtatttaatagatgcagaaaatctTTGCACCGGGTGGCATTTAAGTGAAAATACAAGAGGGCTCCTTCATACCCTTGCATTCAGAGAGGTTTTGATGTTGGTactcctctctctcactgcatCCAGGATAAgtactttttaaacattctatttggagagaagagaaggccGTGTAAGAGTACTGTACTTGAATTTCCTTGCAACCTAGCCCCCAACCCACAAGTAATTCAACTGCAAAGATTTTTCACTCCTGGGACAAAGGTGGGGGATGTGCAAGGACCACATGGTGATGTGGGTACCTGAGCCAAATGATGTCGCTGTgagcaggggctgggagaggtgtCTTTTCATTATCTGGGGTACCCCCTGCCCTGCACCAGCTCAATAACAGGGTCCCCTGAGGACGCTTTCGATCCCTGTGGATGGTGTCAACTCACGCAGTAGGTTTACGCAGTGAAAACGTCCGGGTGGGTGGTCTCTGCTCCCCAGAGTACGCTCACCCCTGTAAATGACCACATGACTCTTTGGGGAAGGCCAGCAGGAAGCATTGCTCTTGCTGTTGACCTGAAGGGTCCCTCCTGATTGGAACCTGGCTTCTGCTTCTAGTAAAGAGTTGCAGTTCTGAGAGGCGGCTCCGTTCTGGAACCTGGGCAGAGGATCCAGACTCTCTGTGGGGTCACCGCTTTCAGCTTCCCCCTCATCCACCTTGGGGAttggtctttgtttttattgtttaactCCAGCAGTCTTCGGGTTGGCTGTCCAGCTACTTTGCCTTTACAGTCATGTGTTCTGTGAGCCAGAGGGATGGACAGCTTTCTGTGGGCCAGGCCCCCGGCTGCTTTCCCGCGCCTAGGATCATTCTAGGATCATTGCAATCGTTGCCGCCTCCCTGCTTCGGACAGTTGAGCGCCTATACCTCAAATCTATTATATCGGGACTTCCCACCGCCAATACCACGGGGAGCCTATTTCTGCAACGCCGTCCCATTACCGCCAAGCTTCTGCCTTCAAAGAAAGCCATCACCaagcttcttttgttttaatttctttagagagagagagagagagagagggcgcaaatgggggaggggcagagagagaagagagacagaaggagagagaaggaatcccatgcaggctcgaGCCACAAACtaggagagcatgacctgagccaaagttgcacacttaactgactgagccacccaggcgccctgccattACTAAGCTTCTTCAGGATTTTGGTGCCTTCTCACCACGCattgtttcttggtttctgttttttgaatttcattaaaatcCAAGCTACCATATGgcgtaataatggtttcaggagtagaatgtaggGATTCATCAATTACATGTAACACCATGCttgtcccaacaggtgccctccttaatgccccccacccattcagcccatccccccacccattacccctccagcaaccctcagtttcttctctgtatttctgtctcttatggtttgcctccctctctgtttgtatcttatttttcgttcccttcccctatgctcatctgttgtgtttcttaactTTCCACCTAtgcgtgaaatcatatgatatttctttccctgactgacttgttttgcttagcgtgatatgctctagttccatccacaggctgcaaatggcaagacttcattccttttgatcaccaagtaatattccattgtgtatttatactagatcttctttatctgtttgtcactcgatggacgtttgggcccattccataatttggctattgtggatagtgctgctaaaacactggggtgcatgtgccccttaaaatcagcattttggtatcctCTGGAGcggtacctagtagtgcaactaaGGGGTCATAGGCtagttatacttttaattttttgaggaacttccatattgctgcaccagtttgcagtcccagcAGCAGTGAAAAAGGCTTtaccttcctccacatccttgccaatagcTGATGTTTCCCGAGTTGATGATTTtcgccattctgactggtgtgaggtggtatctcattgtggttttgacttgtacttccctgatgatgtgtgatgttgagcatcttctcatgtgcctgttggccatctggatgacttctttggaaaagtgtctgttcgtgtcttttacctctttcttcactggattatttgctttttgggtggtgagtttgataagttcttgatagattttggatagtaaccctttctcggatatctcatttgcaaataccttctctcgTTCCGTCcattgacttttagttttgttgaatgtGCGGAAGGAAACAGACCTCATCTTGAttaggtcccaacagttcatgtttgcttttgtgttccttgcctccagagacatgtcaggtaagaagtttttgcagccgaggtcaaagagattgtagcctgttttctcctctaggatttggatggtttcctatcccacatttaggtgtttttttttaatccattttgagtttattttgtgtatgatgtaagaaagtggcccaggtttgTTCTTCTGCAtgggctgtccagttttcctaacaccatttgctgaagagacttaaTTCCCACTGGATagtcttccctgctttgtcaaagattagttggccatatgtttgtgggtctgtttctgggttttctgttgcgttcctttgatctatgtgtctgtttttgtgcccataccatactgtcttgatgattacagctttgtaatacagcttagagtctggaattgtggtgcctccagctttggtgtTCCCTTTCACATTGCTTTGGATATTCGGGTCATTTCTGGTTCCCTGcaaattttggaattgtttgttctagctctgtgaagaatgctggtgtccgtttgatagggattgcattgaatatgcagatggctttgggtagtattgacatcatAACAATATTTCCTCTTTCAACCCacgagcatgggatgtttttctacttctttgtcctcttgaatttctttccGAGATTTCTGTACTTCGcagcatatagatctttcacctctttggtgaattcattcctaggtattttatggttttcagtacCATGGGCTTGATTCCTTGATtgctctttctgctgcttcattattggtgtagacAAACgccacagatttctgtacattgacttatatcctgcaactttgctgaattcatgtatcagtcgtagcaggtttttggtggaggcttttgggttttccacatagagtatcatgtcatctaggaagcatgaaagtttgacttcttccttgctgatctgaatgccttttatttctttttttgtctgattgttgaggctaggacttccaacgcTATGTTGAACAACGGTGGTGACAgcgggcatccctgtcatgttcctgaccttaggggaaagttctgtttttcccccttgaggatgaTATCAGCGGTGGGTGTTTCCTACCTGGCCTTTGTGATCTTggggtatgttccttctatccgtCCTTTCTTGTGGGTTTTGATCAAGAAGGATActgtatcttgtcaaatgctttttctgtatctattgagaggatcgtgttcttgttctttcttttattaatgtgaggcatcatgttgattgatttgtggatattgaagcagccttgcatcccagcaataaattccacttgatcgtggtgagtACTTCTTTTAATGAATTGTTGGCATGGGTTGGCTAGtaacttgttgagaatttttgcatccatgttcatcgggGAAATGGCTCTGTAGTTCTCCTTCTCAGTGGGACCATGCATTTTTTATGAGTTTCATTGAGAGTCCTCCAGACTGCTCCATGAGCATAGCCGATGGGCATATTTTTGGTTTCGTTTTGGCATTTCTTACTACATTTGTTCTGTCATATGCACTTCTCCGGGCCTTTTTAATCCCTTACCACTATCTGTCATGGAATTCCTGATATTCTAGTCTGTGCCGTGTGCACCATCCTTCTTTCCAAGCCTCCAAGGCCCATCCTAATGGTAGATTATCACCATGACCAGGCTAAATGCTGGGACCCAGGATTGCAAATCTCTCTTCTctgactttggattctgtcttctccCTGCCTCGCCCTGCCTCAGCTCCTCAGGAGTAGGCCCCCTCATGGTCTCtcatcttattaaaaaattttttttaatgtttatttctatttaataatttaattttataataattttatttaagaataattttatttaataatttaatggttaatgtttgtttattttttttttcaacgtttttttttttatttttatttttttttatttttgggacagagagagacagagcatgaacgggggaggggcagagagagagggagacacagaatcggaaacaggctccaggctccgagccatcagcccggagcctgacgcagggctcgaactcacggaccgcgagatcgtgacctggctgaagttggacgcttaaccgactgcgccacccaggcgccccaatgtttgtttatttttgagagagagagagagagagcatgagtggaggaggggcagagagagggagacacagaatccgaagcaggctccaggctctgggctgtcagcacagagcccgacgcggggctcgaactcaccagccgtgagatcatgacccgagctgaagtcggacgctccgctgactgagccaccccggcgcccctcatcTTCTTCGAGACACTGGCATAGATCCTGACCATCAGCCGGCATGTAGACCTCTTCTTCCCATGGCCAGCGTAGCGCGTGCCTGAATTGATTAAAGACTGAGTGATGCTGGGTATCAGCCTGGTAGACACAGGGGACATGTCCCTGGCTGTATGGTTTCTGGTCAGGCAGAGGAATCCCGACCCTTGGTCCTTTTCCAAGAAGGGAAGTGCGCCAGCCTTCAATTGTtaggggggaggggctgtgcagGGGCCGCCTTTGCTCTGCTAGGCCAGCCCTGCAGAGATACAATGACTGTCACATGGATGGGAGAGGGATGCCTCTGGGTCTGTTCTTCCAACCCCAACCCtaacttacattttcatttgcagATGCTCTTTCTCCTGCCTTTGAATTCCCCATCACACCAAAGCCCAATCCTGGACAACCATGGTGTGAGATTCGAGGCAAGGTCAATGGAAACACGTTTCTGTATTATGCCTGTGGGAACGAGAAGGTCGAAGTCTTTGGTCCTCTGGGGAGGAATGTGAATGACATAGtgttttgggagagacagaccgAAACTCTGAAAGACCTGGCAGACGAGCTCAAGAAGAAACTACTTGACTGGAAGGCAGCGGGTTTTATACCCAGTGGTAAGTCGGAAAGGCCCAGGGCAGAAGTAGAACAGTTTGTAGGGCCAGGGACCTGCTGTGTTCATGTACAACTTAGACATGGGTCCCACACACGTGGCCCAGCAGCCAGGGCAGTGAAGAGGGACAGAACAGGACCAAGAAGGGTGAAGGGGAGCCGAGGAGTGGACAGCGGGTGGGACAAGGGATCGGTCAAGACCAGAGGCTGACTTCATTcccgtggtgggggtgggggacagattCTCTCTTCCTGCAGGGCCGGatggtgtgtgtgcgtggggaCAACGGACGCACCAGCGGATCCTGGGAGTTTGACATCATTGAAAAGATATTCTACTTCTTTAACTCAGAGAGTGGAAATTGGACACTTCATCCTAGAGGCCTACAGATAAAGGACTCATGGGAGAGTGACAGAGATTTGACCAATTTCCTCATGAAGATCTCAGTTGGAGATTGTAACAAGTGGCTTGAGCGAATATTGATGCACTGGGATGAACTGTGGGAGACAACAGGTAACTCAGAAGACTGGATGAAGTTGTTCTCTTGAAATCGGGCCTACCTTCTCCACTgtagtgtgcgtgtgtgtgtgtgtgtgtgtgtgtgagagagagagagagagagagagagagagagacagaaacagagccagAGAAGGTGATCCATCCATGGTGAATTTCTTTAGGGGAGAGGAATGGCCACCTTATGTTCCAGcgtccttccttttccttctcatctccTGAAATCTCTTCCTTGCTGCATGTCCTTTAGTTTTCTGGGATTTCTTGGATTCCCTCCTGGCCCCAAACATGAGGGTGTCAGTCTGATTCCAGAGATTCCTTCTCGCTCTTCCCTTTTCTGAGAATCATTGATCTTCTCATCTCATCTTGTCTCTGGCCGGGGATCATTCCTGGCCACGTGCACTGTTAGCTCCAGAGAGGGGGTCAACTGTCACCACCCTCGTGCTCCGTGACCCCCTCGTCTGCCACAGCAGGAGTGACCAGTTATGTTGGAACCCGTGCTTCCCCCTTTAGCTGTGCAAGGTCCTTCGGGACAGGTCCCGTGTCTTTCCTCGGTTCCCGCCCCGGAACCTGTCACAGCAGCTGCCACAATGTAGAGTGACAGAAAGCATCTGCAGCGTGGGATCATCTGCGGCAGGAGGAGCGGAGGGGCCATCTCTTCCCATTTAAGTCTGAAACAGGATTTGGGGTCTGAAACCCTCTTGTGTTTCCATTTCAGCCCCGCCAGGCTCGCAGCAAGTCACAGCCCAGTCCGGGGCCACGGCCGTCAGACTCATCACCTGGATCCTCCCTGTGATTCTCAGCCGCTTAATCATAATTGGCATCCAAGGTAGAGTCTTTTAGAGTGACAGGTACTGAGAGCAGATGGAGCGGGAAGGGAGGGGCAAATGGCCTGGTGTGAGGACAGGGACAGGTGACTCCCCCACCCGACCCTGCCCACTC contains the following coding sequences:
- the LOC102899212 gene encoding UL16-binding protein 1-like isoform X2; its protein translation is MARPGGTTLRLCLLLRFLLTESAPRGYEFRDALSPAFEFPITPKPNPGQPWCEIRGKVNGNTFLYYACGNEKVEVFGPLGRNVNDIVFWERQTETLKDLADELKKKLLDWKAAGFIPSDSLFLQGRMVCVRGDNGRTSGSWEFDIIEKIFYFFNSESGNWTLHPRGLQIKDSWESDRDLTNFLMKISVGDCNKWLERILMHWDELWETTAPPGSQQVTAQSGATAVRLITWILPVILSRLIIIGIQGC
- the LOC102899212 gene encoding UL16-binding protein 1-like isoform X1; this translates as MARPGGTTLRLCLLLRFLLTESAPRGYEFRDALSPAFEFPITPKPNPGQPWCEIRGKVNGNTFLYYACGNEKVEVFGPLGRNVNDIVFWERQTETLKDLADELKKKLLDWKAAGFIPSDSLFLQGRMVCVRGDNGRTSGSWEFDIIEKIFYFFNSESGNWTLHPRGLQIKDSWESDRDLTNFLMKISVGDCNKWLERILMHWDELWETTAPPGSQQVTAQSGATAVRLITWILPVILSRLIIIGIQDQTLRIQRRHQLPAITKP